A stretch of Sebastes fasciatus isolate fSebFas1 chromosome 19, fSebFas1.pri, whole genome shotgun sequence DNA encodes these proteins:
- the LOC141756873 gene encoding uncharacterized protein LOC141756873 isoform X1, producing the protein MFRRSRFSIRPNVGTTGRTAGTPQEASSASQEASETPKDVSESSTATAVTDDKSVVTPSEKPTAPGDGNDQNVEGTSSSAAVQRRKRFSIKPKVAPGRPSTLARTPKSPVKAVSQTPIEVPVSDLDKPSTATPPRLQSPRRRRSSEESKQPKMPPKPTLIPSDSSEPSAVPTTEDSLKQSCVGFSSTNLQADSGKELESTSGSQVEEVPSRPPDKVPLSLPDKEAIALSEKAKTLVSSKSGVSLSPPAFSLSRLLNDPSDLQRLAKARKLRELLKQEMHKEKKIKKANSRAKEYTLDPAKMTMRDLIRYLPVSNPMTSSLEDSAQENETVVPPSPVREPSPERAKEPEVLPKIASPREEDEGEAAEAAAEADEDQDDDDVMVPQVKVAEDGSLIIDEESLTVEVLRAKGPNPAQGRDPIFERGSTTTYSSFRKGTYSKPWSNEETDMFFLAISMVGTDFSMICQLFPHRARSEIKNKFKKEERANSWRIDKAFRERRKLDIEYFSKLLEKILEVQKNRKKLKSLAGKKSPKKKKPKGKDKKSARKLSVVEEEDEEEQNEMPDLEEEGEKENEDLCNEGGTTVAKPKKKRKRKDASTEEPNDKKNKTGEKSSEQDEAYIPGDTEAALPEDRPTSDMSEKTDSVNEAKDATIKPAKLSRGRAPKPLLPLGRKWGKKAPPPSTKTSDAASDNGDESVIDGASKEQEVNKDASPLREANKRKSANDDSEEEDATVPPPRPTRYGRVPKPTKLLNYPAKEAASETTPASPEGSTASAARPKPKCTAKRGRSSKQQSAQESKKPKLVTLRASQSEDSDEEDEQQREQEEEVEEEQHAAWSSSKDSAAPVFVPASLRSPRPVISEVEETMEELDILANMPDVLGISQDALCPDASFDLVHNETGSAEACEHQLDLLVDVIDFLSSDHTEVTEDESYNEAAQTLLTIGNLAHLSQSAQNEIAIQDHITGTTSVSVNETSQHLEEEIASTSAAQEENSATPLMSATSVYGVTETSETDTAVELQNSTTDNDDIPVIESSDQRTGSDMVPTPQLHSSPESSKINSPQTKRGRLSKVKPKPNLGQASRTTQSKSQPETSTVRTAEESHTVAPDLCQVTETLSAAEETPKIAACSRTLLKDEMSCIEVKPAEEPSGSQKRSVGQLKSGTATSNQSALENQNLSEAEQATSDSRSASESTDKLLMSHVGTIKSSCNSQVTSGTAVTEAQIGRGSNIDSAPVQESSDHPAPCVTPVEELPVSQEDESEVGSARQTRTSRFQKVKPRVIIAKTSRTARSKPQTTKDTVEKDSNPTPHPKFHEKTIVEIEAEPTCTTSPEKLSQNPGPASDLTPLLDLGSTPTPTEELSTTGEKKTDVGVVGQAESGASTSHQSASETQNLSEAQFEPSREQATRDTTPTFGSTDEVLMSPTTESSCNNPLTPDLPVTESQVGQGSNIDSVPVQKSSDHPVTPVEELPISHKEESEVGSTCQTRKSRFQKVKPKVNLPQTLRTARSKPQTTKDTIEKDSNPTPNPKFHEKTIAEVEAEPTCTTSLEKPSQSLAPASDLTPLLDLGSTPTPTEELSTTGEKKTDVGVVGQAESGASTSHQSASETQNLSEAQFEPSREQATRDTMPTFGSTDEVLMSPTTESSCNNPLTPDLPVTESQVGQGSNIDSVPVQKSSDHPVTPVEELPISHKEESEVGSTCQTRKSRFQKVKPKVNLPQTLRTARSKPQTTKDTIEKDSNPTPNPKFHEKTIAEVEAEPTCTTSLEKPSQSLAPASDLIPSLDLGSTLTPTEELSTTEEKKTDVGVVGQAESGAATSDQRASETQNVSEAQFEPDTKEATRDTTPTLESTDEKLVGTTESRCSNPQTSDSAVTESQVGQRSNINSAPVQESSDHPAPPVEELPVSLKEESEVGSTPQTRKSRFQKVKPKVNLAQTSRTARSKPQTTRDTVEKDSDPTPHPKFHDKKIEGVEAEPTCTTSPEKQSQSRGPASDLIPSLDLGSILTPTEELSTTEETKTNVGVVGQAESGASTSQQSASENQNLSEAQFDPSRQQSTRDTKPTFESTNEVLMFHVGTTESSCIDLPTSESAVTESQIGQGSNIVSSPISESNDHPAQCVGPVEELPVSQKEESEVGSTRQTRTSRFQRVKPKVNLVQSSRTAHSKPQTTKETAEKDCNPTPNPKVHEKTIAEVEAEPACTTSPEKTNQNPGPASDLILSLDLGSTLTPTEELSTTEEKKTDVGVGQAESGAATSDQSASETQNLSEAQFEPSREQATRDTTPASVSTHEVLMSHVGTTESRQVTSDPEVTESQVGQGSPEDSAPVQESSDHSAPPVEELPVSLKEESEVKPTRQTTRGRLLIVKPKPNLSQTSRTVRSKPQTTEDPVTPMQLADTPSSPTSRLESTDKMITEVEAQPTCSSTPPETPSQITSTGTASVPEDLSSMEEQKTDVGCGQGSKSEGPEQNVSQRRRRFSNVKPNLGSSPRTTRTKLQSNDISKPSEQSNMDTSLTSEQQPADNNNAQTERVLADSKHLTSTHCSLHTELLSSTKSLDSTNDKGTSSDGVVIATSWIAETQSVLTESVLENKSSEKPTVEGESKEDRTSNTDTVESGPASQLDCKQDMSIGVTETKTAVSDLQKSSQDGSTESKIESTLPTNTQSAPDPKESIHQPRSENDSEAQNQEALQQCSETNQTATQSTDQSEPTDSPSRKAPQTRRGRLIKPQPRLGLSRRPPQPQQVQNAKQADADCGTHSEGLDASVCHKLVSEHQPDIKEPIEGAVGPLFSNQNSSPNVAGSSLGCVTQVADNDTQDASTSSTGATQSLPSFTIFPDTLSQQEPSDPEEPFFILSLTEIPVGPSGEVAGSVPEPLPYLPVTDASIAQQSIPGESSAAAGDGPLSDVAVPVSVEESDVTGLINVKDIGPDPVVSKGWNKENPVDPHESSAVHPSKLPETVEKNDETEIPPTKQRGTRRREAQVKPNITKRKQASKTLAAKEAESITIQTDTTQPPELPGPSVQSKACDDVVTEPQTGSGDHIDVEKETRAVREDPEGSSSGAQTTRTRATSIQQRRAKDFLPFISETNNAAPASDSPPGKAASKGRKVRAPRAAGKRSAPAPVASTSRDDAPTRSATQPTEETHSASSTTSSTQTEQSRLRSVTTPSTSPCPAEVSASQPCVESSSIEEEPTNVSQYFLSDIFTEVDEA; encoded by the exons ATGTTTCGTCGGTCAAGATTTAGTATTCGACCCAATGTCGGTACGACAGGGAGAACGGCAGGAACACCTCAGGAAGCCTCTTCAGCAAGTCAGGAGGCCAGTGAGACCCCCAAAGACGTCAGTGAGAGCAGCACTGCTACTGCTGTGACAGACGACAAGTCTGTTGTGACCCCATCAGAAAAACCCACAGCCCCAGG GGATGGTAATGACCAAAATGTGGAAGGTACCAGCTCCTCAGCAGCTGTCCAGAGAAGGAAGCGGTTTTCCATCAAGCCCAAAGTGGCCCCAGGCCGCCCCTCCACGCTTGCTCGGACGCCAAAATCCCCTGTCAAGGCAGTCTCTCAAACTCCTATTGAAGTCCCTGTCTCAGACCTTGACAAGCCGAGTACAGCAACCCCTCCAAGACTCCAGTCCCCAAGGCGACGGAGGTCTTCAGAAGAGAGCAAGCAGCCCAAAATGCCACCTAAACCCACCCTCATCCCTTCCGACAGTTCCGAACCTTCAGCTGTTCCTACAACTGAGGACTCTCTAAAACAATCCTGTGTCGGTTTCTCCAGCACAAATCTACAAGCGGACAGTGGCAAAGAATTAGAAAGCACGTCAGGCAGTCAAGTTGAAGAAGTTCCTTCCAGACCACCAGATAAAGTCCCCCTCTCTCTACCAGACAAAGAAGCTATCGCGCTATCAGAGAAAGCCAAGACTCTAGTGTCGTCCAAGAGTGGGGTTTCACTGTCACCACCAGCGTTCTCCCTGAGTAGACTCCTGAACGACCCATCGGACTTACAGAGGCTCGCAAAAGCCCGGAAGCTCAGAGAGTTGCTCAAACAGGAGATGCACAAAGAAAAG AAAATCAAGAAAGCAAACTCACGTGCAAAGGAATATACCTTAGATCCTGCCAAAATGACCATGAGGGACCTTATCCGTTATCTACCAGTGTCTAACCCCATGAC atctagTTTAGAAGACTCAGCTCAAGAGAATGAGACTGTGGTCCCTCCTTCTCCAGTAAGAGAACC GTCACCAGAGAGAGCAAAGGAACCCGAGGTCCTCCCTAAAATAGCAAGCCCtagagaggaggacgagggggaggcggcagaagcagcagcagaggcagatGAAGATCAGGATGACGACGACGTGATGGTTCCTCAGGTCAAAGTAGCAGAGGACGGCTCACTGATCATTGATGAGGAGAG CTTGACGGTGGAAGTCCTGCGAGCCAAAGGGCCAAATCCAGCACAGGGTCGAGACCCCATCTTTGAGCGTGGCTCCACTACAACTTACTCCAGCTTCAGGAAAGGGACCTATTCCAAACCCTGGTCCAATGAAG AGACAGACATGTTCTTCCTGGCTATTAGCATGGTGGGGACAGACTTTTCCATGATTTGTCAACTGTTTCCTCACAGAGCTCGATCAGAGATAAAG AACAAATTTAAAAAGGAAGAGCGAGCGAACTCCTGGAGGATTGATAAAGCTTTCA GAGAGAGGCGCAAACTGGACATAGAGTATTTTTCTAAACTGCTAGAGAAGATTCTTGAAGTTCAGAAAAACAGGAAGAAACTCAAGTCTCTCGCTGGGAAGAAATCCCCCAAGAAGAAAAAGCCAAAGGGTAA AGACAAAAAATCTGCAAGGAAGCTGAGtgttgtggaggaggaagatgaggaagagCAGAATGAGATGCCTGacttggaggaggagggagagaaagagaacgaGGACCTTTGTAATGAGGGTGGAACTACTGTCGCTAAGCCCAAGAAGAAACGCAAAAGAAAGGATGCCTCGACTGAGGAACCAAatgacaagaaaaacaaaacggGTGAAAAGAGCAGTGAACAAG ATGAGGCCTACATTCCCGGAGACACTGAGGCAGCACTTCCCGAGGACCGTCCAACATCAGACAT GTCTGAAAAGACTGATAGCGTGAATGAAGCCAAGGACGCCACAATCAAACCTGCTAAACTCTCACGAGGCagagcaccaaaacctcttctGCCTTTGGGCCGGAAGTGGGGTAAAAAGGCCCCACCGCCGTCCACCAAGACCAGCGATGCTGCGTCGGATAACGGGGATGAGAGTGTGATTGATGGAGCCTCTAAAGAGCAAGAG GTAAATAAAGATGCATCACCCTTAAGGGAAGCCAATAAGAGGAAGTCAGCCAATGATGACTCTGAAGAAGAGGATGCCACTGTTCCACCTCCTCGACCTACCAG GTATGGGAGAGTGCCTAAACCCACCAAGCTCTTGAATTACCCTGCTAAAGAGGCCGCATCTGAAACCACTCCTGCCTCCCCAGAGGGGTCCACTGCTTCTGCTGCTCGCCCTAAACCCAAATGCACAGCCAAGAGGGGAAGATCATCAAAGCAACAATCAGCCCAGGAGTCCAAAAAGCCTAAACTAGTCACCCTCAGGGCTTCTCAGTCAGAAGACagtgatgaggaggatgaacaGCAGCGGGAACAAgaagaagaggtggaggaggagcagcacgCTGCATGGAGCTCCAGTAAGGACAGCGCTGCCCCTGTGTTTGTTCCTGCCAGCCTGCGATCTCCACGTCCTGTCATTTCAGAAGTGGAAGAGACAATGGAGGAG CTTGATATCTTGGCCAATATGCCTGATGTGTTGGGCATCTCCCAAGATGCACTGTGCCCTGATGCCTCTTTCGATCTGGTACACAATGAGACAGGCTCAGCTGAAGCCTGTGAACATCAGCTGGATCTGCTTGTT GATGTTATAGACTTCCTTTCATCAGACCATACAGAAG TAACTGAGGACGAGAGCTACAATGAGGCTGCTCAAACCCTGCTGACCATCGGCAACCTGGCTCACCTCTCTCAGTCAGCACAGAATGAAATAGCCATACAAGATCACATAACAG GGACAACATCAGTCAGTGTGAATGAAACCAGCCAACACCTGGAAGAAGAGATTGCATCAACGTCTGCTGCACAAGAGGAAAACAGTGCCACTCCTCTTATGTCTGCAACTTCTGTTTATGGAGTCACGGAAACATCGGAAACTGATACTGCTGTGGAGCTACAAAACAGCACAACAGACAATGACGACATTCCCGTTATTGAATCCAGTGATCAGAGGACTGGTTCTGATATGGTCCCTACCCCTCAATTGCACTCAAGTCCAGAGAGCTCAAAGATAAATTCTCCACAGACCAAGAGAGGGCGCTTATCCAAGGTGAAACCAAAACCTAACCTAGGCCAAGCCTCAAGGACTACTCAGTCAAAATCCCAACCAGAGACATCAACAGTAAGGACAGCTGAAGAGAGTCACACAGTTGCTCCTGACCTTTGTCAAGTAACTGAGACACTATCAGCTGCAGAGGAAACCCCAAAGATAGCAGCCTGTAGTAGAACATTATTAAAAGATGAAATGTCTTGTATTGAAGTCAAACCTGCAGAAGAGCCATCTGGCAGTCAAAAGAGGTCTGTTGGTCAACTAAAATCCGGTACAGCAACATCAAATCAGAGTGCCTTAGAAAACCAGAACCTCTCTGAAGCGGAACAGGCCACCAGCGACTCAAGGTCAGCATCTGAGTCCACAGACAAACTACTGATGTCTCACGTTGGGACAATTAAGAGTAGTTGTAATAGTCAGGTGACATCCGGCACAGCAGTCACAGAAGCGCAGATTGGACGAGGGTCAAACATAGATTCAGCCCCAGTCCAAGAAAGCAGTGACCATCCTGCTCCATGTGTTACACCTGTAGAAGAATTACCTGTCAGTCAGGAAGACGAGAGTGAAGTCGGATCTGCTCGCCAGACCAGGACGAGTCGATTCCAGAAAGTCAAACCCAGAGTTATCATAGCAAAGACATCAAGGACTGCACGTTCTAAACCTCAAACCACAAAAGACACCGTTGAGAAAGACTCCAACCCAACTCCACAccccaaatttcatgaaaaaacaatAGTAGAAATTGAGGCAGAGCCAACTTGCACCACCTCTCCTGAAAAACTAAGTCAAAATCCTGGTCCTGCTTCAGATTTGACACCATTGTTGGATTTAGGCTCTACTCCTACACCCACAGAGGAACTGTCTACAactggagagaaaaagacagatgtTGGAGTTGTTGGTCAGGCAGAATCAGGTGCTTCAACATCACATCAGAGTGCCTCAGAAACCCAGAACCTCTCTGAAGCCCAGTTTGAACCCAGTAGGGAACAGGCCACCAGAGACACAACGCCAACATTTGGATCTACAGATGAAGTACTGATGTCTCCCACAACTGAGAGTAGCTGTAATAATCCGCTGACACCTGACTTACCAGTCACAGAATCACAAGTTGGACAAGGGTCAAACATAGACTCAGTCCCAGTCCAAAAGAGCAGCGACCATCCTGTTACTCCTGTAGAAGAGTTACCTATCAGTCACAAAGAAGAGAGTGAAGTCGGCTCTACTTGCCAGACCAGGAAGAGTCGATTCCAGAAAGTCAAACCCAAGGTCAACCTACCACAGACATTAAGGACTGCACGTTCTAAACCTCAAACCACAAAAGACACCATAGAGAAAGACTCCAACCCAACTCCAAACCCCAAATTCCATGAAAAGACAATAGCAGAGGTTGAAGCAGAACCAACTTGCACCACCTCTCTTGAAAAACCAAGTCAAAGTCTTGCTCCTGCTTCAGATTTGACACCATTGTTGGATTTAGGCTCTACTCCTACACCCACAGAGGAACTGTCTACAACTGGGGAGAAAAAGACAGATGTTGGAGTTGTTGGTCAGGCAGAATCAGGTGCTTCAACATCACATCAGAGTGCCTCAGAAACCCAGAACCTCTCTGAAGCCCAGTTTGAACCCAGTAGGGAACAGGCCACCAGAGacacaatgccaacatttggATCTACAGATGAAGTACTGATGTCTCCCACAACTGAGAGTAGCTGTAATAATCCGCTGACACCTGACTTACCAGTCACAGAATCACAAGTTGGACAAGGGTCAAACATAGACTCAGTCCCAGTCCAAAAGAGCAGCGACCATCCTGTTACTCCTGTAGAAGAGTTACCTATCAGTCACAAAGAAGAGAGTGAAGTCGGCTCTACTTGCCAGACCAGGAAGAGTCGATTCCAGAAAGTCAAACCCAAGGTCAACCTACCACAGACATTAAGGACTGCACGTTCTAAACCTCAAACCACAAAAGACACCATAGAGAAAGACTCCAACCCAACTCCAAACCCCAAATTCCATGAAAAGACAATAGCAGAGGTTGAAGCAGAACCAACTTGCACCACCTCTCTTGAAAAACCAAGTCAAAGTCTTGCTCCTGCTTCAGATTTGATACCATCGTTGGATTTAGGCTCTACTCTTACACCCACAGAGGAACTGTCTACAACTGAGGAGAAAAAGACAGATGTTGGAGTTGTTGGTCAGGCAGAATCAGGCGCAGCAACATCAGATCAGCGTGCCTCAGAAACCCAGAACGTCTCTGAAGCCCAGTTTGAACCCGATACGAAAGAGGCCACCAGAGACACAACGCCAACATTGGAGTCCACAGATGAAAAACTTGTTGGGACAACTGAGAGTAGGTGTAGTAATCCGCAGACATCCGACTCAGCAGTCACGGAATCACAAGTTGGACAAAGGTCAAACATAAACTCAGCCCCAGTCCAAGAGAGCAGCGACCATCCTGCTCCACCGGTTGAAGAGTTACCGGTCAGTCTCAAAGAAGAGAGTGAAGTCGGATCTACTCCCCAGACCAGGAAGAGTCGATTCCAGAAAGTCAAACCCAAAGTCAACCTAGCACAGACATCAAGGACTGCACGTTCTAAACCTCAAACTACAAGAGACACCGTAGAGAAAGACTCCGACCCAACTCCACACCCCAAATTCCATGACAAAAAAATAGAAGGGGTTGAAGCAGAACCAACTTGCACCACCTCTCCTGAAAAACAAAGTCAAAGTCGTGGTCCTGCTTCAGATTTGATACCATCATTGGATTTAGGCTCTATTCTTACACCCACAGAGGAACTGTCTACAACTGAGGAGACAAAGACAAATGTTGGAGTTGTTGGTCAGGCAGAATCAGGTGCTTCAACATCACAACAGAGTGCCTCAGAAAACCAGAACCTCTCTGAAGCCCAGTTTGATCCCAGTAGGCAACAGTCCACCAGAGACACAAAGCCAACATTTGAGTCCACAAATGAAGTACTGATGTTTCATGTCGGGACAACTGAGAGTAGCTGTATTGATCTGCCGACATCCGAATCAGCAGTCACAGAATCACAAATTGGACAAGGGTCAAACATAGTCTCATCCCCAATCTCAGAGAGCAATGATCATCCTGCTCAATGTGTTGGACCTGTAGAAGAGTTACCTGTCAGTCAGAAAGAAGAGAGTGAAGTCGGATCTACTCGCCAGACCAGGACGAGTCGATTCCAGAGAGTCAAACCCAAAGTCAACCTTGTACAGTCATCAAGGACTGCACATTCTAAACCTCAAACCACAAAAGAGACCGCAGAGAAAGACTGCAACCCAACTCCAAACCCCAAGGTCCATGAAAAAACAATAGCGGAGGTTGAAGCAGAACCAGCTTGCACTACCTCTcctgaaaaaacaaatcaaaatccTGGTCCTGCTTCAGATTTGATACTATCGTTGGATTTAGGCTCTACTCTTACGCCCACAGAAGAACTGTCTACAACTGAGGAGAAAAAGACAGATGTTGGAGTTGGTCAGGCTGAATCAGGCGCAGCAACATCAGATCAGAGTGCCTCAGAAACCCAGAACCTTTCTGAAGCCCAATTTGAACCCAGTAGAGAACAGGCCACCAGAGACACAACGCCGGCATCTGTGTCTACACATGAAGTATTGATGTCTCATGTTGGGACAACTGAGAGTAGACAGGTGACATCCGATCCAGAAGTCACAGAATCGCAAGTTGGACAAGGGTCACCCGAAGACTCAGCCCCAGTCCAAGAGAGCAGCGACCACTCTGCTCCACCTGTAGAAGAGTTACCTGTCAGTCTGAAAGAAGAGAGTGAAGTCAAACCTACTCGCCAGACTACGAGAGGTCGATTACTAATAGTCAAACCCAAACCCAACTTATCACAGACGTCAAGAACTGTGCGGTCTAAACCTCAAACCACAGAAGACCCTGTCACACCCATGCAGCTTGCGGACACACCCTCCAGCCCAACTTCAAGACTTGAGTCCACTGACAAGATGATAACAGAGGTAGAAGCACAGCCAACTTGCAGTAGCACCCCTCCTGAAACACCAAGCCAAATTACAAGTACTGGCACTGCTTCAGTGCCAGAGGACTTATCTTCAATGGAGGAGCAAAAGACAGATGTTGGATGTGGACAAGGCTCAAAATCAGAGGGCCCAGAACAAAATGTTTCTCAAAGAAGGCGGCGCTTTTCCAATGTAAAACCCAATTTAGGGTCATCTCCTAGAACTACACGCACAAAACTGCAGTCAAATGATATCAGTAAACCCTCAGAACAGAGCAATATGGACACCTCTTTAACCTCAGAACAACAGCCTGCGGACAATAACAATGCACAAACAGAACGGGTACTCGCAGACAGCAAGCACCTGACATCAACACATTGTTCATTACATACAGAACTCCTCAGCTCAACAAAGTCACTCGACAGCACAAATGACAAGGGGACATCCTCTGATGGCGTCGTCATAGCAACATCTTGGATTGCTGAGACACAGTCTGTGTTGACAGAGTCAGTTCTTGAAAATAAGAGCAGTGAAAAACCCACAGTTGAAGGGGAATCCAAAGAGGACAGAACGTCAAATACCGACACAGTGGAGTCTGGGCCTGCATCACAATTGGACTGCAAACAGGACATGTCCATTGGAGTTACAGAGACAAAAACTGCAGTTTCAGATCTTCAGAAGTCTTCACAAGATGGATCAACAGAGTCAAAAATTGAATCTACACTCCCTACTAATACACAGTCAGCACCAGATCCGAAAGAAAGCATTCATCAGCCACGTTCAGAAAATGATTCTGAGGCACAAAATCAAGAAGCACTCCAACAATGTTCTGAAACTAATCAAACAGCTACTCAAAG CACTGATCAGTCCGAGCCAACCGACTCTCCCTCAAGAAAAGCTCCCCAGACTCGTAGAGGACGGCTTATTAAACCCCAACCCAGACTGGGACTCAGCAGACGACCTCCACAACCCCAACAAGTCCAGAATGCAAAACAAGCAGATGCAG ATTGTGGTACTCACTCGGAAGGTCTGGATGCTTCAGTTTGCCACAAACTTGTGTCTGAacaccaacctgacatcaaGGAACCAATAGAGGGAGCTGTTGGACCATTGTTCAGTAACCAAAACTCCTCTCCAAATGTTGCTGGATCCTCTCTGGGTTGTGTGACACAAGTAGCTGACAATGATACGCAG GATGCATCAACATCAAGTACAGGAGCGACCCAAAGTCTTCCAAGTTTCACAATATTTCCAGACA CGCTGTCGCAGCAGGAGCCTTCAGATCCAGAGGAACCATTCTTCATCCTGTCTCTGACTGAGATCCCAGTTGGCCCATCAGGGGAGGTGGCGGGCAGTGTGCCTGAACCCCTCCCTTATCTTCCTGTAACAGATGCTTCAATAGCGCAACAGAG CATTCCTGGAGAGAgttctgcagcagcaggagacgGGCCTCTCTCTGATGTCGCCGTGCCTGTGTCCGTGGAGGAGAGTGATGTGACAGGCCTCATCAATGTAAAAGATATTGGGCCTGACCCAGTAGTAAGTAAA GGTTGGAACAAGGAGAATCCAGTGGATCCACATG AGAGTTCTGCAGTCCATCCATCTAAATTACCAGAGACTGTAGAGAAGAATGATGAGACTGAGATTCCCCCTACAAAGCAGAGGGGCACTAGAAGAAGAG